Proteins from a single region of Chloroherpeton thalassium ATCC 35110:
- the hypF gene encoding carbamoyltransferase HypF, with translation MAHGQSERERASIAPPAVALTAEKNERRKVLVKGIVQGVGFRPFVYNLAESKGLSGFVTNSAAGVEIEVEGKSAELSAFLRELENFAPPLASITEMRVEKIPAKGASGFKILASKQGEKIATLISPDVALCGDCLKELLDPSDRRYRYPFINCTNCGPRYTIIDNIPYDRPNTSMKHFPLCSDCDREYHAPENRRFHAQPNACPDCGPKLSLHKPDRSEILTADPISEIVRLLKLGHIVAIKGLGGFHLACDAENDEAVKRLRARKHRDEKPLAVMVQDLSSAQKFCQISDEEARALCSAQSPILLLKKNGTGLPESIAPGNSQLGILLPYTPVHHLLMQSQLQAAVMTSANLSDEPIAIDNDEAFERLGQIADYFLIHNREIYLRCDDSVAAFWAGKLRLIRRSRGYAPRPILVQSKGETVLAVGGELKNTVCLLKENQAFLSQHIGDLENLDAYNHFQKTSAHLQRIFEAKPELLVHDLHPGYLSSHWVSEQPEMASLAVQHHHAHMAACIAEHRLQGEVIGFTMDGTGYGTDGTIWGGEVFIGNECHAVRFASFEPMPLPGGDAAIKAPWRTGISYLMKSFDGKLPELPFLPEHNTEMVCDMVRRKFNSPLTSSAGRFFDAVASICGEKKSVRYEGQAAIEFMQKADGLDVPPFEIDFGKVGHVRLMMIQPVIVSLVKAIREGESASRLSSRFHKTLVAYFTAMANEARSETGIKTVVLSGGVFQNYILLEGLVSALLKQGFEVFSHEQVPTNDGGISLGQALIGRAYLKGDYRGITT, from the coding sequence TTCCGGCTTCGTGACCAATTCCGCAGCCGGCGTTGAAATTGAAGTTGAGGGAAAATCAGCTGAGCTCTCAGCGTTTTTGCGTGAACTGGAAAACTTTGCGCCGCCGCTCGCCTCCATTACCGAAATGCGGGTTGAAAAAATACCCGCAAAAGGAGCGAGCGGTTTCAAGATTTTGGCGTCGAAACAAGGCGAAAAAATCGCGACGCTGATTTCCCCGGATGTTGCGCTTTGCGGCGACTGCCTTAAGGAATTGCTTGACCCAAGCGATCGGCGCTATCGCTATCCGTTTATTAACTGCACGAACTGCGGGCCGCGATACACCATCATTGATAATATTCCTTACGATCGGCCTAACACCTCCATGAAGCATTTTCCGCTTTGTTCGGATTGTGATCGGGAATACCATGCGCCCGAGAATCGCCGATTTCACGCGCAGCCAAACGCGTGCCCTGACTGCGGACCGAAGCTTTCGCTTCACAAACCCGATAGGTCGGAAATTCTAACAGCAGATCCGATCTCGGAAATTGTTCGGTTGCTAAAGCTGGGACATATCGTTGCCATTAAGGGTTTGGGTGGATTTCATTTGGCCTGCGACGCCGAAAACGATGAGGCCGTCAAGCGATTGAGAGCGCGCAAGCATCGCGATGAAAAACCACTTGCGGTGATGGTTCAGGATTTAAGTTCAGCGCAAAAGTTTTGCCAAATCAGCGATGAAGAAGCTCGCGCGCTCTGTTCCGCACAATCGCCAATTTTGCTCTTGAAAAAAAACGGGACGGGCTTGCCTGAATCAATTGCGCCTGGAAATTCGCAGTTAGGCATTCTGCTGCCCTACACGCCGGTTCATCATCTTTTGATGCAAAGCCAGCTTCAGGCTGCTGTGATGACAAGCGCTAATTTGAGCGATGAGCCGATTGCGATTGACAACGACGAAGCCTTTGAGCGCTTGGGACAAATTGCCGATTATTTCTTGATTCACAATCGGGAGATTTACCTGCGCTGCGACGACTCGGTGGCGGCGTTTTGGGCAGGAAAATTACGACTGATTCGACGAAGCCGTGGCTACGCACCGCGACCTATTTTGGTGCAGTCTAAAGGAGAGACAGTTTTGGCCGTTGGCGGCGAGCTGAAAAATACGGTTTGCTTGCTCAAAGAGAATCAGGCATTTCTGAGTCAGCATATCGGCGATCTTGAAAACCTTGATGCGTACAATCATTTTCAAAAAACAAGTGCGCATTTGCAGCGAATTTTTGAAGCCAAGCCGGAACTGCTGGTTCACGATTTGCATCCTGGCTACCTTTCTTCGCATTGGGTTTCCGAGCAGCCGGAAATGGCGTCGCTTGCCGTGCAGCATCATCATGCGCATATGGCCGCGTGCATCGCTGAGCATCGCTTGCAAGGCGAGGTCATCGGTTTTACGATGGACGGCACGGGCTACGGCACGGATGGCACGATTTGGGGCGGCGAGGTTTTCATTGGCAATGAATGCCATGCGGTTCGATTTGCGTCCTTCGAACCAATGCCATTGCCCGGCGGCGATGCGGCCATTAAAGCGCCTTGGCGAACGGGCATTAGCTATTTAATGAAAAGCTTTGATGGCAAATTGCCTGAATTGCCATTTTTGCCTGAGCACAACACGGAAATGGTTTGTGATATGGTTCGGCGAAAGTTCAATTCGCCATTGACCAGCAGTGCGGGGCGCTTTTTTGATGCTGTCGCCAGTATTTGTGGTGAGAAAAAATCAGTTCGCTACGAAGGGCAGGCTGCAATTGAGTTCATGCAAAAAGCTGACGGTTTGGATGTTCCGCCATTTGAAATAGACTTTGGGAAAGTTGGCCATGTGCGCTTGATGATGATTCAGCCGGTGATTGTTTCGCTGGTAAAAGCGATTCGAGAAGGAGAATCGGCCTCGCGATTGAGCAGTCGATTTCACAAAACGCTCGTGGCGTATTTCACTGCTATGGCCAACGAGGCGCGAAGTGAAACCGGCATTAAAACAGTGGTGCTAAGCGGTGGGGTATTTCAAAATTATATTTTGCTGGAAGGATTGGTCAGTGCGCTTTTGAAGCAAGGGTTTGAAGTGTTTTCGCACGAGCAAGTTCCAACAAACGACGGTGGGATTTCGCTGGGTCAAGCCCTGATTGGCCGAGCGTATCTGAAAGGCGATTACCGTGGCATTACTACGTAA